One part of the Denticeps clupeoides chromosome 16, fDenClu1.1, whole genome shotgun sequence genome encodes these proteins:
- the galns gene encoding N-acetylgalactosamine-6-sulfatase isoform X3: MQKTHFVVSPCAMQCFTMTITNYICARLICRYYEEFVINRKTGESNLTHMYLQEGIDFILNQAKAHQPFFLYWAADATHAPVYASKRFLGKSQRGRYGDAVMELDDSVGQILAFLESLGISNNTFVFFTSDNGAAVMSGPDESGSNGPFLCGKETTFEGGMREPAIAWWPGQIPAGVVNDQLGSVMDLFTTSLALAGLVAPDDRVIDGLDLRPALFNLSIIERPIFYYRGNEMMAVRMGLYKAHYWTWSNSWEEFNQGINFCPGEEVPGVTTHIQKEHTMQPLIFHLGRDPGEKYPISVLTEEYQTVLKLISPVVEQHKSTLVPSVPQLNMCDLAVMNWAPPGCEKLGKCLKPPKPNPWKCEWPH; the protein is encoded by the exons atgcagaagacacattttgttgtgtcaccatgtgctatgcagtgtttcacaatgacaatcactaatTACATTTGTGCTCGCCTTATCTGCAGATATTACGAAGAGTTTGTGATCAATCGAAAAACAGGAGAATCTAACCTCACACACATGTATCTGCAG GAGGGAATAGACTTCATACTCAACCAAGCTAAAGCCCACCAGCCCTTTTTCCTGTACTGGGCTGCAGATGCCACCCATGCACCTGTCTATGCTTCCAAGCGCTTCCTGGGGAAGAGCCAGAGGGGACG CTATGGCGACGCGGTGATGGAGTTGGACGACAGCGTGGGACAAATACTGGCATTTCTGGAATCCCTGGGCATCTCCAATAACACCTTTGTCTTCTTTACTTCTGACAATGGGGCGGCAGTGATGTCAGGGCCAGACGAGA GTGGAAGCAATGGGCCCTTTCTTTGTGGGAAAGAGACCACCTTTGAGGGGGGAATGAGAGAGCCGGCCATTGCATGGTGGCCTGGACAGATTCCAGCGGGTGTG GTGAATGATCAGCTGGGAAGTGTGATGGACCTCTTTACCACCAGTCTGGCCCTGGCTGGTCTGGTTGCCCCTGACGACCGTGTGATTGATGGACTGGACCTGCGCCCCGCCCTGTTTAACCTGTCCATCATTGAGAG GCCCATCTTTTATTACCGTGGCAACGAGATGATGGCAGTGCGGATGGGTCTTTACAAAGCTCACTACTGGACTTGGAGCAACTCATGGGAGGAGTTTAACCAG GGTATCAACTTCTGCCCAGGGGAGGAGGTGCCTGGTGTCACCACCCACATCCAGAAGGAGCACACTATGCAGCCTCTCATCTTCCACCTGGGGCGGGACCCTGGGGAGAAGTATCCAATCAG TGTCCTGACTGAGGAGTATCAGACTGTACTGAAGCTCATTTCTCCTGTAGTAGAGCAGCATAAAAGCACCCTGGTACCCAGTGTGCCACAGCTCAATATGTGCGACCTGGCAGTCATG AACTGGGCTCCTCCAGGATGTGAGAAGTTGGGGAAGTGTTTGAAGCCTCCCAAGCCAAACCCATGGAAATGTGAATGGCCACATTAG
- the trappc2l gene encoding trafficking protein particle complex subunit 2-like protein isoform X1 produces MAVCVAVIAKEVSFQNYPLYIRSVPTQNELKFHYTVHTSLDVVEEKVSAVGKALADQRELYLGLLYPTEDYKVYGYVTNSKVKFVIVVDSSNTSLRDNEIRSMFRKLHNSFTDVMCNPFYNPGDAIQSRAFDSVVSGMMVQAC; encoded by the exons ATGGCGGTGTGCGTGGCTGTCATTGCTAAAGAG GTGTCTTTTCAGAACTACCCCCTGTACATACGCAGCGTTCCGACGCAGAATGAGCTGAAGTTTCACTACACCGTGCACACCTCTTtggacgtggtggaggagaAGGTCTCAGCAGTGGGCAAGGCCTTGGCCGACCAGAGAGAGCTGTATCTGGGCCTGCTATACCCCACAGAAGACTACAAGGT ATACGGGTACGTAACAAACTCCAAAGTGAAGTTCGTAATAGTGGTTGACTCCTCAAACACCTCTCTTCGGGATAATGAGATAAGAAGT ATGTTCAGAAAGCTTCACAACTCATTTACAGATGTGATGTGTAATCCGTTCTACAACCCTGGAGATGCAATTCAGTCAAG GGCTTTTGACAGTGTTGTGTCTGGCATGATGGTCCAAGCGTGCTGA
- the trappc2l gene encoding trafficking protein particle complex subunit 2-like protein isoform X2 produces MAVCVAVIAKENYPLYIRSVPTQNELKFHYTVHTSLDVVEEKVSAVGKALADQRELYLGLLYPTEDYKVYGYVTNSKVKFVIVVDSSNTSLRDNEIRSMFRKLHNSFTDVMCNPFYNPGDAIQSRAFDSVVSGMMVQAC; encoded by the exons ATGGCGGTGTGCGTGGCTGTCATTGCTAAAGAG AACTACCCCCTGTACATACGCAGCGTTCCGACGCAGAATGAGCTGAAGTTTCACTACACCGTGCACACCTCTTtggacgtggtggaggagaAGGTCTCAGCAGTGGGCAAGGCCTTGGCCGACCAGAGAGAGCTGTATCTGGGCCTGCTATACCCCACAGAAGACTACAAGGT ATACGGGTACGTAACAAACTCCAAAGTGAAGTTCGTAATAGTGGTTGACTCCTCAAACACCTCTCTTCGGGATAATGAGATAAGAAGT ATGTTCAGAAAGCTTCACAACTCATTTACAGATGTGATGTGTAATCCGTTCTACAACCCTGGAGATGCAATTCAGTCAAG GGCTTTTGACAGTGTTGTGTCTGGCATGATGGTCCAAGCGTGCTGA
- the galns gene encoding N-acetylgalactosamine-6-sulfatase isoform X2, giving the protein MSGIGLLLLALICGFGAVKIQDEAPPNIILLLMDDMGWGDLGVLGQPSKETPNLDRMAAQGMLFSNFYTANPLCSPSRAALLTGRLPVRNGFYTTNGHARNAYTPQEIVAGITKDEVLLPAILKKKNYASKIVGKWHLGHRKGHLPLEHGFDKWFGSPNCHFGPYNNSDRPNIPVYHNSEMVGRYYEEFVINRKTGESNLTHMYLQEGIDFILNQAKAHQPFFLYWAADATHAPVYASKRFLGKSQRGRYGDAVMELDDSVGQILAFLESLGISNNTFVFFTSDNGAAVMSGPDESGSNGPFLCGKETTFEGGMREPAIAWWPGQIPAGVVNDQLGSVMDLFTTSLALAGLVAPDDRVIDGLDLRPALFNLSIIERPIFYYRGNEMMAVRMGLYKAHYWTWSNSWEEFNQGINFCPGEEVPGVTTHIQKEHTMQPLIFHLGRDPGEKYPIREMVS; this is encoded by the exons ATGAGTGGCATCGGTCTGCTTCTACTCGCTTTGATTTGTGGTTTCGGTGCGGTGAAGATCCAGGATGAAGCCCCTCCAaacatcatcctcctcctcatggATGAC ATGGGGTGGGGTGACCTGGGTGTTTTGGGGCAGCCCTCTAAGGAAACCCCCAACCTGGACAGGATGGCAGCACAAGGGATGCTGTTCTCTAACTTCTACACTGCAAACCCACTCTGCTCTCCTT CCAGAGCGGCGCTATTGACTGGAAGGCTGCCGGTTAGAAATGGGTTTTATACCACCAATGGCCACGCGCGAAACG CGTACACACCTCAGGAGATAGTGGCTGGCATCACAAAGGACGAGGTTCTCCTGCCAGCCATACTTAAGAAAAAGAACTACGCCAGTAAGATTGTGGGGAAATG GCATCTGGGCCACAGGAAGGGACACTTACCACTGGAACATGGGTTCGACAAATGGTTTGGTTCTCCCAACTGCCACTTTGGCCCCTACAACAACAGTGACAGGCCTAACATCCCCGTCTACCACAACTCTGAGATGGTGGGAAG ATATTACGAAGAGTTTGTGATCAATCGAAAAACAGGAGAATCTAACCTCACACACATGTATCTGCAG GAGGGAATAGACTTCATACTCAACCAAGCTAAAGCCCACCAGCCCTTTTTCCTGTACTGGGCTGCAGATGCCACCCATGCACCTGTCTATGCTTCCAAGCGCTTCCTGGGGAAGAGCCAGAGGGGACG CTATGGCGACGCGGTGATGGAGTTGGACGACAGCGTGGGACAAATACTGGCATTTCTGGAATCCCTGGGCATCTCCAATAACACCTTTGTCTTCTTTACTTCTGACAATGGGGCGGCAGTGATGTCAGGGCCAGACGAGA GTGGAAGCAATGGGCCCTTTCTTTGTGGGAAAGAGACCACCTTTGAGGGGGGAATGAGAGAGCCGGCCATTGCATGGTGGCCTGGACAGATTCCAGCGGGTGTG GTGAATGATCAGCTGGGAAGTGTGATGGACCTCTTTACCACCAGTCTGGCCCTGGCTGGTCTGGTTGCCCCTGACGACCGTGTGATTGATGGACTGGACCTGCGCCCCGCCCTGTTTAACCTGTCCATCATTGAGAG GCCCATCTTTTATTACCGTGGCAACGAGATGATGGCAGTGCGGATGGGTCTTTACAAAGCTCACTACTGGACTTGGAGCAACTCATGGGAGGAGTTTAACCAG GGTATCAACTTCTGCCCAGGGGAGGAGGTGCCTGGTGTCACCACCCACATCCAGAAGGAGCACACTATGCAGCCTCTCATCTTCCACCTGGGGCGGGACCCTGGGGAGAAGTATCCAATCAG GGAAATGg TGTCCTGA
- the galns gene encoding N-acetylgalactosamine-6-sulfatase isoform X1 translates to MSGIGLLLLALICGFGAVKIQDEAPPNIILLLMDDMGWGDLGVLGQPSKETPNLDRMAAQGMLFSNFYTANPLCSPSRAALLTGRLPVRNGFYTTNGHARNAYTPQEIVAGITKDEVLLPAILKKKNYASKIVGKWHLGHRKGHLPLEHGFDKWFGSPNCHFGPYNNSDRPNIPVYHNSEMVGRYYEEFVINRKTGESNLTHMYLQEGIDFILNQAKAHQPFFLYWAADATHAPVYASKRFLGKSQRGRYGDAVMELDDSVGQILAFLESLGISNNTFVFFTSDNGAAVMSGPDESGSNGPFLCGKETTFEGGMREPAIAWWPGQIPAGVVNDQLGSVMDLFTTSLALAGLVAPDDRVIDGLDLRPALFNLSIIERPIFYYRGNEMMAVRMGLYKAHYWTWSNSWEEFNQGINFCPGEEVPGVTTHIQKEHTMQPLIFHLGRDPGEKYPISVLTEEYQTVLKLISPVVEQHKSTLVPSVPQLNMCDLAVMNWAPPGCEKLGKCLKPPKPNPWKCEWPH, encoded by the exons ATGAGTGGCATCGGTCTGCTTCTACTCGCTTTGATTTGTGGTTTCGGTGCGGTGAAGATCCAGGATGAAGCCCCTCCAaacatcatcctcctcctcatggATGAC ATGGGGTGGGGTGACCTGGGTGTTTTGGGGCAGCCCTCTAAGGAAACCCCCAACCTGGACAGGATGGCAGCACAAGGGATGCTGTTCTCTAACTTCTACACTGCAAACCCACTCTGCTCTCCTT CCAGAGCGGCGCTATTGACTGGAAGGCTGCCGGTTAGAAATGGGTTTTATACCACCAATGGCCACGCGCGAAACG CGTACACACCTCAGGAGATAGTGGCTGGCATCACAAAGGACGAGGTTCTCCTGCCAGCCATACTTAAGAAAAAGAACTACGCCAGTAAGATTGTGGGGAAATG GCATCTGGGCCACAGGAAGGGACACTTACCACTGGAACATGGGTTCGACAAATGGTTTGGTTCTCCCAACTGCCACTTTGGCCCCTACAACAACAGTGACAGGCCTAACATCCCCGTCTACCACAACTCTGAGATGGTGGGAAG ATATTACGAAGAGTTTGTGATCAATCGAAAAACAGGAGAATCTAACCTCACACACATGTATCTGCAG GAGGGAATAGACTTCATACTCAACCAAGCTAAAGCCCACCAGCCCTTTTTCCTGTACTGGGCTGCAGATGCCACCCATGCACCTGTCTATGCTTCCAAGCGCTTCCTGGGGAAGAGCCAGAGGGGACG CTATGGCGACGCGGTGATGGAGTTGGACGACAGCGTGGGACAAATACTGGCATTTCTGGAATCCCTGGGCATCTCCAATAACACCTTTGTCTTCTTTACTTCTGACAATGGGGCGGCAGTGATGTCAGGGCCAGACGAGA GTGGAAGCAATGGGCCCTTTCTTTGTGGGAAAGAGACCACCTTTGAGGGGGGAATGAGAGAGCCGGCCATTGCATGGTGGCCTGGACAGATTCCAGCGGGTGTG GTGAATGATCAGCTGGGAAGTGTGATGGACCTCTTTACCACCAGTCTGGCCCTGGCTGGTCTGGTTGCCCCTGACGACCGTGTGATTGATGGACTGGACCTGCGCCCCGCCCTGTTTAACCTGTCCATCATTGAGAG GCCCATCTTTTATTACCGTGGCAACGAGATGATGGCAGTGCGGATGGGTCTTTACAAAGCTCACTACTGGACTTGGAGCAACTCATGGGAGGAGTTTAACCAG GGTATCAACTTCTGCCCAGGGGAGGAGGTGCCTGGTGTCACCACCCACATCCAGAAGGAGCACACTATGCAGCCTCTCATCTTCCACCTGGGGCGGGACCCTGGGGAGAAGTATCCAATCAG TGTCCTGACTGAGGAGTATCAGACTGTACTGAAGCTCATTTCTCCTGTAGTAGAGCAGCATAAAAGCACCCTGGTACCCAGTGTGCCACAGCTCAATATGTGCGACCTGGCAGTCATG AACTGGGCTCCTCCAGGATGTGAGAAGTTGGGGAAGTGTTTGAAGCCTCCCAAGCCAAACCCATGGAAATGTGAATGGCCACATTAG